The following proteins are encoded in a genomic region of Sparus aurata chromosome 23, fSpaAur1.1, whole genome shotgun sequence:
- the LOC115575279 gene encoding perforin-1-like isoform X1, producing the protein MFMFMFAQQKHFFLRINHQLASIIQLNSNMFLLNICVLAGLMLSLPQCTYQSCEEGKPKECLDAEFAPGTNLAGEGFDITSLERKGAFVIDTNLWKRKDNRCTLCSNPYLENKKQKLPLSVVDWRAKQSCNANVASTVYRSSEALVTSSISSVDNNWQANLDVQAGKKGGSLMLAGSQSKLADYSMEKTKNDKFSFTSQSMSCEYYSYRVSGTPRLHKEFYNAVKQLPKIYSPENKQPFYKLIDNFGTHYITKVRLGGSVKSVTSIKQCEASLSGLSVEEVAMCLKTEASASVHVKVSVQTEHCKKDIDKTDSKSSFSSQFNDRFTEIKGGYTTEPDLLFSAKKDPSAYKEWLNTISRHPDIVSYSLDSLHELLPTKDPVRQNLRSAISHYVLEKGLWRNCSQGCQAGRNDTRDPCVCQCHNNRAVNQDCCPTQRGMAQVVVTVQWASGLWGDYFTSTDGYVKVFFNHQMFQTPVIYNNNNPRWAMTFNMGDNVLTAGNKVKFEVWDRDNNWDDDLLGKCEQILSAGVKNEVCSLHHGDLFYKWEVKCAPSLGGDSCTDYKPSPMNPSLKSQYVSRHARPVPKPILLEMGVFVDETGSGRNQSLHAESQKLDEI; encoded by the exons atgttcatgttcatgtttgctcaacaaaaacatttctttttaaggATAAACCATCAGTTAGCATCCATCATCCAACTTAACAGCAACATGTTCCTGTTGAACATTTGCGTCCTCGCTGGTCTCATGCTGTCCCTCCCTCAGTGTACGTATCAGTCTTGCGAGGAGGGGAAACCCAAAGAGTGCTTGGATGCAGAATTTGCTCCAGGCACCAATTTGGCTGGCGAAGGCTTCGACATCACCTCACTGGAACGTAAGGGGGCCTTTGTGATCGACACAAATCTGTGGAAACGCAAGGACAATAGATGCACTCTGTGCAGCAACCCCTATCTAGAGAACAAAAAGCAAAAGCTCCCGCTGTCAGTGGTGGACTGGAGGGCAAAGCAGTCCTGCAACGCAAATGTGGCCAGTACAGTCTACCGATCCAGTGAGGCTCTGGTCACTTCCAGCATCTCTTCTGTGGATAACAACTGGCAGGCCAATCTTGATGTTcaagcaggaaaaaaaggaggcTCATTGATGTTAGCTGGTTCTCAGTCTAAACTGGCTGATTACTCTATGGAAAAAACTAAGAATGACAAATTCAGCTTCACAAGCCAAAGCATGTCCTGTGAGTACTACAG CTACCGAGTGTCCGGCACTCCCAGGTTGCACAAAGAATTTTACAACGCAGTGAAACAACTCCCCAAAATCTACAGCCCTGAAAACAAGCAACCATTTTACAAACTGATAGATAACTTCGGCACCCATTACATCACAAAG GTGAGGTTGGGAGGAAGTGTTAAGTCTGTGACCAGCATCAAGCAGTGTGAGGCCAGCCTGAGTGGCCTCAGTGTGGAAGAGGTGGCGATGTGCCTGAAAACTGAGGCGTCAGCCAGCGTGCACGTTAAAGTTAGCGTTCAAACAGAACACTGCAAGAAGGACATTGACAAGACGGACAGTAAGTCCTCCTTCTCCAGCCAATTCAATGACAG GTTCACAGAAATAAAGGGGGGGTATACaacagagccagaccttctctTCTCTGCTAAGAAAGATCCATCAGCCTACAAGGAATGGCTGAACACAATTTCACGGCATCCAGATATCGTCTCGTATTCCCTGGACTCACTGCATGAGTTACTGCCTACTAAAGACCCTGTCCGTCAGAACCTGCGCTCAGCCATTAGCCATTACGTCCTGGAGAAAGGCCTGTGGAGGAACTGCAGCCAGGGTTGTCAGGCCGGCAGGAACGACACGAGGGATCCCTGCGTCTGCCAATGCCATAATAACCGAGCTGTAAACCAAGACTGTTGCCCGACCCAAAGGGGCATGGCGCAGGTCGTCGTAACTGTACAATGGGCTTCTGGTCTTTGGGGAGACTATTTTACAAGCACAGATGGCTATGTGAAGGTGTTTTTCAACCATCAAATGTTTCAGACTCCTGtcatttacaacaacaacaacccacGCTGGGCCATGACCTTTAACATGGGCGACAATGTTTTGACAGCAGGCAATAAAGTGAAATTTGAAGTGTGGGATCGGGACAACAACTGGGACGACGACCTGTTGGGAAAATGTGAGCAAATTCTCTCTGCTGGGGTCAAGAATGAGGTCTGTAGCCTGCACCATGGTGATCTGTTCTACAAATGGGAAGTGAAATGTGCTCCAAGCCTGGGTGGAGATTCATGCACTGACTACAAACCCTCACCTATGAATCCGAGTCTGAAGAGTCAGTATGTGTCCCGTCATGCCCGACCTGTTCCCAAGCCCATCCTGTTAGAGAtgggtgtgtttgtggatgAAACAGGCTCAGGGAGAAACCAGAGTCTTCATGCAGAGAGTCAAAAGTTAGATGAGATATAA
- the LOC115575279 gene encoding perforin-1-like isoform X2 — MFLLNICVLAGLMLSLPQCTYQSCEEGKPKECLDAEFAPGTNLAGEGFDITSLERKGAFVIDTNLWKRKDNRCTLCSNPYLENKKQKLPLSVVDWRAKQSCNANVASTVYRSSEALVTSSISSVDNNWQANLDVQAGKKGGSLMLAGSQSKLADYSMEKTKNDKFSFTSQSMSCEYYSYRVSGTPRLHKEFYNAVKQLPKIYSPENKQPFYKLIDNFGTHYITKVRLGGSVKSVTSIKQCEASLSGLSVEEVAMCLKTEASASVHVKVSVQTEHCKKDIDKTDSKSSFSSQFNDRFTEIKGGYTTEPDLLFSAKKDPSAYKEWLNTISRHPDIVSYSLDSLHELLPTKDPVRQNLRSAISHYVLEKGLWRNCSQGCQAGRNDTRDPCVCQCHNNRAVNQDCCPTQRGMAQVVVTVQWASGLWGDYFTSTDGYVKVFFNHQMFQTPVIYNNNNPRWAMTFNMGDNVLTAGNKVKFEVWDRDNNWDDDLLGKCEQILSAGVKNEVCSLHHGDLFYKWEVKCAPSLGGDSCTDYKPSPMNPSLKSQYVSRHARPVPKPILLEMGVFVDETGSGRNQSLHAESQKLDEI, encoded by the exons ATGTTCCTGTTGAACATTTGCGTCCTCGCTGGTCTCATGCTGTCCCTCCCTCAGTGTACGTATCAGTCTTGCGAGGAGGGGAAACCCAAAGAGTGCTTGGATGCAGAATTTGCTCCAGGCACCAATTTGGCTGGCGAAGGCTTCGACATCACCTCACTGGAACGTAAGGGGGCCTTTGTGATCGACACAAATCTGTGGAAACGCAAGGACAATAGATGCACTCTGTGCAGCAACCCCTATCTAGAGAACAAAAAGCAAAAGCTCCCGCTGTCAGTGGTGGACTGGAGGGCAAAGCAGTCCTGCAACGCAAATGTGGCCAGTACAGTCTACCGATCCAGTGAGGCTCTGGTCACTTCCAGCATCTCTTCTGTGGATAACAACTGGCAGGCCAATCTTGATGTTcaagcaggaaaaaaaggaggcTCATTGATGTTAGCTGGTTCTCAGTCTAAACTGGCTGATTACTCTATGGAAAAAACTAAGAATGACAAATTCAGCTTCACAAGCCAAAGCATGTCCTGTGAGTACTACAG CTACCGAGTGTCCGGCACTCCCAGGTTGCACAAAGAATTTTACAACGCAGTGAAACAACTCCCCAAAATCTACAGCCCTGAAAACAAGCAACCATTTTACAAACTGATAGATAACTTCGGCACCCATTACATCACAAAG GTGAGGTTGGGAGGAAGTGTTAAGTCTGTGACCAGCATCAAGCAGTGTGAGGCCAGCCTGAGTGGCCTCAGTGTGGAAGAGGTGGCGATGTGCCTGAAAACTGAGGCGTCAGCCAGCGTGCACGTTAAAGTTAGCGTTCAAACAGAACACTGCAAGAAGGACATTGACAAGACGGACAGTAAGTCCTCCTTCTCCAGCCAATTCAATGACAG GTTCACAGAAATAAAGGGGGGGTATACaacagagccagaccttctctTCTCTGCTAAGAAAGATCCATCAGCCTACAAGGAATGGCTGAACACAATTTCACGGCATCCAGATATCGTCTCGTATTCCCTGGACTCACTGCATGAGTTACTGCCTACTAAAGACCCTGTCCGTCAGAACCTGCGCTCAGCCATTAGCCATTACGTCCTGGAGAAAGGCCTGTGGAGGAACTGCAGCCAGGGTTGTCAGGCCGGCAGGAACGACACGAGGGATCCCTGCGTCTGCCAATGCCATAATAACCGAGCTGTAAACCAAGACTGTTGCCCGACCCAAAGGGGCATGGCGCAGGTCGTCGTAACTGTACAATGGGCTTCTGGTCTTTGGGGAGACTATTTTACAAGCACAGATGGCTATGTGAAGGTGTTTTTCAACCATCAAATGTTTCAGACTCCTGtcatttacaacaacaacaacccacGCTGGGCCATGACCTTTAACATGGGCGACAATGTTTTGACAGCAGGCAATAAAGTGAAATTTGAAGTGTGGGATCGGGACAACAACTGGGACGACGACCTGTTGGGAAAATGTGAGCAAATTCTCTCTGCTGGGGTCAAGAATGAGGTCTGTAGCCTGCACCATGGTGATCTGTTCTACAAATGGGAAGTGAAATGTGCTCCAAGCCTGGGTGGAGATTCATGCACTGACTACAAACCCTCACCTATGAATCCGAGTCTGAAGAGTCAGTATGTGTCCCGTCATGCCCGACCTGTTCCCAAGCCCATCCTGTTAGAGAtgggtgtgtttgtggatgAAACAGGCTCAGGGAGAAACCAGAGTCTTCATGCAGAGAGTCAAAAGTTAGATGAGATATAA